The DNA region GTCGATGTCGGCGCTGGACGCGGCCGGATGCGCCTTGTCCAGGTCCCAGTCGGTGTCCGTCGTGCCGACGATCCAGTGCCGGCCCCACGGGATCACGAAGAGGACGGACTTCTCCGTGCGCAGGATCAGCCCGGTCGAGGAGTGGATGCGGTCCTTCGGGACGACGAGGTGGATGCCCTTCGACGCCCGGACGTGGAACTGACCGCGCTCACCGATCAGCGCCTGGGTGTCGTCCGTCCACACACCGGTCGCGTTGACCACCTGTTTGGCCTTGACCTCGTACTCCCCGCCCCCCTCGACGTCCTGCACGCGGGCACCGACGACCCGCTCGCCCTCCCGCAGGAAACCGACCACGCGCGCCCTGTTCGCCACGTGTGCGCCGTAGCCCGCGGCCGTGCGCACGAGTGTCGCCACGTAGCGCGCGTCGTCCATCTGGGCGTCGTAGTACTGCAACGCTCCGACCAGCGCCTCCTTCTTCAGGGCCGGCGCGACCCGCAGGGCGCGGCGGCGGGAGAGGTGCCGGTGCACGGGCAGCCCGCGGCCGTGGCCTGAGGAAATCGACATCGCGTCGTACAGGGCGACGCCGGAGCCCGCGTAGAGCCGCTCCCACCCCTTGTGCTGCAAGGGGTAGAGGAACGGGACGGGCTTCACGAGATGCGGGGCCAGCCGCTCCAGGAGCAGTCCGCGCTCCTTGAGCGCCTCGCGTACGAGCGCGAAGTCCAGCATCTCGAGGTAGCGCAGCCCACCGTGAATCAGCTTGCTCGACCTGCTGGACGTCCCGGACGCCCAGTCACGCGCTTCGACCAGGCCGGTCGAAAGTCCTCTGGTGACCGCGTCGAGCACCGTCCCGGCGCCTACCACGCCCGCGCCCACGACCAACACGTCGAGTTCGCCTTCGGCCATCGCGGCCAGCGCCTCGGCGCGCTCCGCGGGTCCCAGTGTCGCTGTCCTCACTGCTGCCTCCCGGTACTCCTCGTGGATCGGGGTGCTACGGCGCGGAAGCGGGGCCGGCCGGGAAGCCGGGCGCCCGTGCCCACCACTCGATTCTGTCCGGGGTCCACGACTTCAGCCACCGCCTGTGGACAACACCCGGTCGACGAGAGACACAGAATGCGACATATAGGTCATATTTACGCCTATTCTGACAGAGCGCTGCCCCCAGCGGTTGCGCTTTCTGACTTCTTGGTGTTGGCCCCAGTGCCCGCCGAAAGGCCCCAGGGAAGGACGGCCCTCGACATGCCCGCAGACCTCGCTGTCATCGGACTCGGTCACCTCGGCCTGCCCCTCGCCCAAGCGGCCGTCGGCGCCGGCATCCACACCGTCGGCTACGACACCGACCCACGCCCCTACGCGGAACTGTCGGCGGGCCATACGCCGGTCGAGGGATCCCTCAGCGCCTCGGACATCCGCCGGATGCTCTCCGGAGGCTTCAGACCGACCGCCGACCCGGCCGAACTGGGCCGGGTGCGGACCGCCGCGATCTGCGCCCCCACCCCGCTCGGACCCGACCGCACCCTCGACCTCCGCGCCGTGACCGAAGCGGCCCGCGCCCTCGCCGCCCGGCTGCGCCCGCACACCACCGTCCTGGTGGAATCCGCCGTGCCGCCCGGCACCACCGAGAACGTCGTACGGCCGCTCCTGGAGGAGGGCTCGGGCCTGCGCGCCGGGCGCGACTTCCACCTCGCCCACTCCCCCGGCCGGCTCGACCCCGGCAACCGCGTCCACGTCTACGCCAACACCCCCAAGGTCATCGGCGGCCTGACACCCGCGTGCACCGAGTCGGCCGCCGCCTTCTACGGCCGCCTCACGGACAAGGTCGTCC from Streptomyces sp. B1I3 includes:
- a CDS encoding glycerol-3-phosphate dehydrogenase/oxidase; translated protein: MRTATLGPAERAEALAAMAEGELDVLVVGAGVVGAGTVLDAVTRGLSTGLVEARDWASGTSSRSSKLIHGGLRYLEMLDFALVREALKERGLLLERLAPHLVKPVPFLYPLQHKGWERLYAGSGVALYDAMSISSGHGRGLPVHRHLSRRRALRVAPALKKEALVGALQYYDAQMDDARYVATLVRTAAGYGAHVANRARVVGFLREGERVVGARVQDVEGGGEYEVKAKQVVNATGVWTDDTQALIGERGQFHVRASKGIHLVVPKDRIHSSTGLILRTEKSVLFVIPWGRHWIVGTTDTDWDLDKAHPAASSADIDYLLEHVNSVLNTPLTRDDVEGVYAGLRPLLAGESDATSKLSREHTVAHPVPGLVVVAGGKYTTYRVMAKDAVDEAVHGLNTRVADCVTEDVPLLGAEGYRALWNARARIAARTGLHVVRVEHLLNRYGSMAEELLELVKRDASLGDPLAGAEDYLRAEVVYAASHEGARHLDDVLTRRTRISIETFDRGTRCARECADLMAPVLGWDTGQIEREVEHYRKRVEAERESQRQPDDQTADAARLGAPDIVPI